In Agrobacterium sp. RAC06, a single window of DNA contains:
- a CDS encoding aspartate carbamoyltransferase catalytic subunit, whose amino-acid sequence MVFFPHRHLIGIKGLTEQDITFLLDKADEAVKISRQREKKTSTLRGLTQINLFFEASTRTQASFELAGKRLGADVMNMSVGNSSVKKGETLIDTAMTLNAMRPDVLVVRHSSAGAAALLAQKVACSVVNAGDGQHEHPTQALLDALTIRRAKGKLSRIIVAICGDVLHSRVARSNILLLNAMGARVRVVAPATLLPAGIADMGCEVFHDMMEGLKDADVVMMLRLQRERMSGSFVPSVREYFHFYGLDAEKLKAAKEDALVMHPGPMNRGVEIASEVADGPQSVIESQVEMGVAVRMAVMETLLVSQNQGPRSEGMGA is encoded by the coding sequence ATGGTCTTCTTTCCCCATCGCCATCTCATCGGCATCAAGGGCCTTACCGAGCAGGACATCACGTTCCTGTTAGACAAGGCAGACGAAGCCGTCAAAATCAGCCGCCAGCGGGAGAAGAAGACTTCCACGCTGAGGGGCCTCACCCAGATCAACCTCTTCTTCGAAGCGTCGACGCGGACGCAAGCCTCGTTCGAGCTCGCAGGCAAACGCCTTGGCGCCGACGTCATGAACATGTCGGTCGGCAATTCCTCGGTGAAGAAGGGCGAAACGCTGATCGATACGGCGATGACGCTGAACGCCATGCGGCCGGACGTGCTGGTGGTGCGGCATTCTTCGGCGGGTGCGGCAGCGCTGCTCGCGCAGAAGGTTGCGTGTTCAGTTGTCAATGCCGGTGACGGGCAGCACGAGCACCCGACACAGGCGCTGCTCGATGCGCTGACCATCCGGCGCGCCAAGGGCAAGCTGTCCCGCATTATCGTCGCGATCTGCGGCGACGTGCTGCATTCGCGCGTGGCGCGCTCCAACATCCTGCTGCTCAATGCCATGGGTGCCCGCGTCCGTGTCGTGGCACCGGCGACGCTGCTGCCCGCCGGTATTGCCGACATGGGCTGCGAAGTCTTCCATGACATGATGGAAGGGCTGAAAGACGCCGACGTCGTGATGATGCTGCGCCTGCAGCGCGAGCGCATGTCCGGCTCCTTCGTGCCTTCGGTGCGCGAATACTTCCACTTCTATGGCCTGGATGCTGAAAAGCTGAAGGCTGCCAAGGAAGATGCGCTCGTGATGCATCCGGGACCGATGAACCGCGGCGTCGAAATTGCATCCGAAGTCGCCGACGGTCCGCAGAGCGTGATCGAGAGCCAGGTCGAGATGGGCGTTGCCGTTCGCATGGCCGTCATGGAAACGCTGCTTGTCTCGCAGAACCAGGGACCGCGTTCGGAGGGAATGGGCGCATGA
- a CDS encoding dihydroorotase, with protein MKKPLVLKNARIVDPSRKLDEIGTIIVGADGKILAAGADAQNQGSPEGAEIRDCRGLTAIPGLVDARVFVGEPGSEHRETIASASRAAAAGGITSFIMMPETDPVIDDIALVEFVKKTARDTADVRVYPAAALTKGMTSAEMTEMGLLQQAGAVTFTNGRYGLNDSQVLRRAMTYAREFGAVIALETREKYLAANGVMNEGLLASWLGLGGIPRETELIPLERDLRIAALTRAKYHASQISIPESVEAIELGRKRGAKVTCGISINHLSLNENDIGEYRTFFKLYPPLRSEDDRMAMVDALAKGQIDIIVSSHDPQDVDTKRLPFGEAADGAIGLETMLSAALRLHHAGQVPLMRLIDAMSTRPAEIFGLPGGTLKPGSHGDIALVDLDEPWLVSRDNLLARSKNTPFEDARFSGRAVATYVAGQCVHAL; from the coding sequence ATGAAAAAGCCGCTTGTCCTCAAGAATGCCCGCATCGTCGATCCCTCGCGCAAGCTGGACGAAATCGGGACAATCATCGTCGGCGCAGACGGCAAGATCCTTGCCGCTGGCGCCGACGCCCAGAACCAGGGCTCGCCCGAGGGCGCTGAGATCCGAGATTGCCGGGGCCTCACCGCCATTCCGGGTCTCGTTGACGCTCGCGTCTTCGTCGGCGAGCCGGGGTCGGAGCATCGCGAGACGATTGCGTCCGCAAGCCGGGCGGCTGCGGCCGGTGGCATTACGTCCTTCATCATGATGCCGGAAACGGATCCTGTCATCGACGACATCGCGCTCGTCGAGTTCGTCAAGAAGACGGCCCGCGATACGGCCGATGTGCGCGTCTATCCGGCAGCGGCTCTGACCAAGGGCATGACCAGCGCCGAGATGACAGAGATGGGTCTCCTGCAGCAGGCCGGAGCCGTTACCTTCACCAATGGCCGCTACGGGTTGAACGACAGCCAAGTTCTGCGCCGTGCCATGACCTACGCCCGCGAATTCGGCGCCGTGATCGCGCTGGAAACGCGGGAGAAGTATCTCGCGGCCAATGGCGTGATGAACGAAGGGCTGCTTGCAAGCTGGCTCGGGCTTGGCGGCATCCCGCGTGAGACCGAACTCATTCCGCTGGAGCGCGACCTCAGGATCGCGGCGCTGACGCGGGCCAAGTATCACGCCTCGCAGATCTCTATTCCTGAATCGGTCGAGGCGATCGAGCTCGGGCGCAAGCGCGGTGCCAAGGTCACCTGCGGCATCTCGATCAATCACCTGAGCCTCAACGAAAACGACATCGGCGAGTACCGGACCTTCTTCAAGCTCTATCCGCCGCTGCGCTCGGAAGACGATCGCATGGCAATGGTCGATGCGCTGGCCAAGGGGCAGATCGACATTATCGTTTCCTCGCACGATCCGCAGGACGTCGACACCAAGCGCCTGCCTTTCGGCGAGGCCGCCGATGGTGCCATCGGCTTGGAAACCATGCTCTCGGCAGCGCTCCGCCTGCATCACGCGGGCCAGGTACCGCTGATGCGGCTCATCGACGCAATGTCGACGCGTCCAGCCGAAATCTTCGGGCTGCCCGGTGGCACGCTGAAGCCGGGTTCTCATGGCGACATCGCGCTTGTCGATCTCGACGAGCCGTGGCTCGTGTCGCGCGACAATCTTCTTGCACGCTCGAAGAACACGCCTTTCGAAGATGCCCGCTTCTCGGGCCGGGCCGTTGCGACCTATGTTGCAGGCCAGTGCGTCCACGCGCTCTAG
- the plsY gene encoding glycerol-3-phosphate 1-O-acyltransferase PlsY: MIDISALGWGNLAIVLLFGYLLGSIPFGLVLTKMAGLGDLRSIGSGNIGATNVLRTGNKKLAAATLLLDALKATAAALIAHAIFGHNAALFGGFAAFIGHLFPVWLGFKGGKGVATYIGTLLGVEPRMVLVFAIVWLAVAFITRYSSLSALVATLVIPVALWILGVEEAAVVTAVMTVITYWRHKENIGRLIAGTESKIGKKG, from the coding sequence ATGATCGACATTTCCGCCCTCGGCTGGGGCAATCTCGCAATCGTCCTCTTGTTCGGTTACCTGCTCGGCTCCATTCCCTTCGGCCTCGTGCTGACCAAGATGGCGGGCCTCGGCGATCTGCGCTCGATCGGTTCGGGCAATATCGGCGCGACCAACGTGCTGCGCACCGGCAACAAGAAGCTGGCGGCCGCCACCCTCCTCCTCGATGCGCTGAAGGCCACGGCTGCGGCGCTGATTGCGCATGCGATCTTTGGCCACAATGCTGCTCTCTTCGGTGGCTTCGCAGCCTTCATTGGTCACCTTTTCCCAGTCTGGCTGGGTTTCAAGGGCGGCAAGGGTGTCGCGACCTATATCGGCACCTTGCTCGGGGTTGAGCCTCGGATGGTTCTGGTCTTCGCTATCGTCTGGCTCGCGGTCGCCTTCATCACCCGCTACTCTTCGTTGTCCGCGCTCGTCGCCACACTTGTCATTCCGGTTGCATTGTGGATACTTGGGGTTGAAGAGGCTGCGGTCGTGACGGCGGTCATGACCGTCATCACTTACTGGCGTCACAAAGAGAATATCGGGCGGCTGATCGCGGGAACGGAAAGCAAGATCGGCAAAAAGGGCTAG
- the dprA gene encoding DNA-processing protein DprA yields the protein MGSESARRKGIALTDRQRIAWLRLIRSDNVGPATFRDLINHFGSAETALEALPELSRRGGSTRSIRIATVGEAEREIETASRFGARFIGIGEPDYPAALRQIDAAPPLLAVKGDLDVATLPAVGIVGSRNASISGAKFAAMMAGEIGRAGYAIVSGLARGIDASAHRASLDTGTIAAMAGGLDQPYPPENVDLLDQICSGRGLAISEMPFGWEPRARDFPRRNRLIAGVALGVVVIEAAARSGSLITARLAGEFGRQVFAVPGSPLDPRCEGTNGLLKDGATVTTRPQDVLQALAPISELDLFSPNEADEPADEPGERPLAPPPNDNERLVIVQALGPTPVEIDDIIRHTALPASSVYLVLLELDIAGRLERHAGGFVSLSMMD from the coding sequence ATGGGGTCAGAAAGCGCAAGACGAAAGGGGATTGCGCTGACGGACCGCCAGAGGATCGCCTGGCTGAGGCTCATCCGCAGCGACAATGTCGGCCCCGCAACCTTTCGGGACTTGATCAACCACTTCGGCTCGGCCGAAACGGCGCTCGAAGCCCTTCCGGAACTCTCGAGGCGCGGCGGATCGACCCGCAGCATTCGTATCGCAACCGTCGGTGAGGCCGAGCGCGAAATCGAGACGGCCTCTCGTTTCGGCGCCCGCTTCATCGGCATCGGCGAGCCCGACTATCCGGCAGCGCTCAGACAGATCGACGCAGCCCCTCCCCTGCTTGCCGTCAAGGGCGACCTAGACGTCGCGACCCTCCCGGCAGTCGGCATCGTCGGATCGCGCAATGCCTCGATCAGCGGCGCTAAGTTCGCAGCGATGATGGCGGGGGAGATCGGGCGTGCCGGCTATGCGATCGTGTCGGGCCTTGCCCGCGGCATCGACGCATCAGCGCATCGGGCCAGCCTCGACACCGGCACGATTGCGGCCATGGCGGGCGGTCTTGACCAGCCTTACCCTCCAGAGAATGTCGATCTGCTGGACCAGATCTGCAGCGGTCGCGGCCTCGCCATTTCCGAAATGCCCTTCGGCTGGGAACCGCGGGCACGGGATTTTCCCCGACGCAACCGGCTGATCGCCGGCGTGGCTCTGGGTGTGGTGGTGATCGAAGCGGCTGCACGCTCCGGTTCGCTGATCACCGCAAGACTTGCGGGAGAATTCGGTCGGCAGGTCTTTGCCGTTCCCGGCTCACCACTCGATCCGCGCTGCGAGGGCACCAACGGCTTGCTCAAGGATGGGGCGACCGTCACCACCAGACCACAGGATGTGCTGCAGGCGCTGGCTCCGATCTCCGAGCTCGATCTCTTCAGTCCGAACGAAGCAGACGAGCCCGCTGACGAGCCCGGCGAGAGACCGCTTGCACCTCCGCCGAATGACAACGAACGCCTCGTCATCGTGCAGGCGCTTGGCCCGACGCCTGTCGAGATCGACGATATCATCCGCCACACAGCCTTGCCGGCGTCTTCGGTCTATCTGGTCTTGCTGGAGCTCGATATTGCCGGACGGCTAGAGCGGCATGCGGGAGGGTTTGTCTCGCTGAGCATGATGGATTGA
- the topA gene encoding type I DNA topoisomerase, with translation MNVVVVESPAKAKTINKYLGPGYKVLASFGHVRDLPAKDGSVLPDQDFEMFWEVDAASQKRMKDIADAVKSSDGLFLATDPDREGEAISWHVLDLLKKKKVIGDKPVKRVVFNAITKKAVLDAMANPRDIDTPLVDAYLARRALDYLVGFNLSPVLWRKLPGARSAGRVQSVALRLVCDRENEIERFVAEEYWNISALLKTPRGDEFEARLVSHLGKRMQRNSVTNGDQASGIKALLEGAAFAVDSVEAKPVKRNPGPPFTTSTLQQAASSKLGFSASRTMQIAQKLYEGIDIGGETVGLITYMRTDGVQMAPEAIEAARAAVLDQFGPRYVPEKARLYSTKAKNAQEAHEAIRPTDFNRSPDKLRRFLDSDQMRLYDLIWKRGIASQMASAEIERTTVEILADNKGEKAGLRAVGSVIRFDGFIAAYTDQREEGEAPEDGDDEDGRLPEINAREALAKNKINASQHFTEPPPRYSEASLIKKMEELGIGRPSTYAATLKTLSDREYVVMDKRKLIPHSKGRLVTAFLENFFNKYVEYDFTAELEEKLDKISAGELNWKDVLRAFWQDFFAQIEDTKELRVTNVLDALNEALAPLVFPKREDGSDPRICQVCGTGNLSLKLGKYGAFVGCSNYPECNFTRQLSSEGGAEAEAGGNEPRALGKDPVTEEEITLRSGRFGPYVQRGDGKEAKRSSLPKGWAPADIDFEKALSLLSLPRDVGAHPETGKMISAGLGRYGPFVLHDGTYANLEGIEDVLSIGLNRAVTVLAEKKANPGGRGRTAAVALKELGEHPDGGAMTVREGRFGPYVNWGKVNATLPKGKDPQSVTVEEALVLIAERAAKDGGGKSKTKKAPAKSAKAKSDDGAAEKPKKTAAKPKAAATKKAPAKTATKAKTTKKSAT, from the coding sequence ATGAACGTCGTAGTCGTAGAATCCCCGGCCAAGGCCAAGACGATCAACAAGTATCTGGGTCCCGGATACAAGGTGCTCGCCTCGTTCGGCCATGTGCGCGATCTGCCGGCCAAGGATGGCTCCGTTCTGCCGGACCAGGATTTCGAGATGTTCTGGGAGGTCGATGCCGCCTCGCAAAAACGCATGAAGGACATTGCCGATGCGGTGAAGTCCTCCGACGGCCTGTTTCTCGCGACCGACCCGGATCGCGAGGGTGAGGCTATTTCCTGGCACGTGCTCGACCTTCTGAAAAAGAAGAAGGTGATCGGCGACAAGCCTGTGAAGCGCGTTGTCTTCAACGCGATCACCAAGAAGGCCGTGCTCGACGCCATGGCCAATCCGCGCGATATCGACACGCCGCTGGTCGACGCCTATCTGGCGCGCCGTGCACTCGATTATCTCGTCGGCTTCAATCTGTCGCCGGTTCTCTGGCGCAAGCTGCCGGGTGCGCGCTCAGCCGGTCGCGTGCAGTCTGTGGCGCTGCGCCTCGTCTGCGACCGCGAAAACGAGATCGAACGTTTCGTCGCCGAGGAATACTGGAACATTTCCGCGCTGCTGAAGACGCCGCGCGGTGACGAGTTCGAGGCAAGGCTTGTCTCGCATCTCGGCAAGCGCATGCAGCGCAACTCGGTGACCAATGGCGACCAGGCCTCAGGCATCAAGGCATTGCTCGAGGGTGCAGCCTTCGCTGTTGACAGCGTCGAGGCAAAGCCGGTCAAGCGCAATCCTGGCCCGCCCTTCACCACGTCCACGCTGCAGCAGGCCGCATCCTCGAAGCTCGGCTTCTCTGCGTCGCGCACCATGCAGATCGCCCAGAAGCTCTATGAAGGCATCGACATCGGCGGCGAAACCGTTGGTCTCATTACCTATATGCGTACCGATGGCGTGCAGATGGCGCCCGAAGCGATCGAGGCGGCGCGTGCAGCCGTGCTCGACCAGTTCGGCCCGCGCTATGTGCCGGAGAAGGCGCGCCTCTATTCCACCAAGGCGAAGAACGCCCAGGAAGCCCACGAAGCCATCCGTCCGACCGACTTCAACCGCTCGCCGGACAAGCTTCGCCGCTTCCTCGACAGCGACCAGATGCGGCTCTACGACCTGATCTGGAAGCGCGGCATTGCGAGCCAGATGGCGTCCGCCGAAATCGAGCGCACGACGGTCGAGATCCTCGCCGACAACAAGGGCGAGAAGGCAGGCCTGCGCGCCGTCGGTTCCGTCATTCGTTTCGACGGTTTCATTGCCGCCTATACGGACCAGCGCGAGGAAGGCGAGGCGCCCGAGGATGGTGACGACGAGGATGGCCGCCTGCCCGAGATCAATGCCCGCGAGGCATTGGCCAAGAACAAGATCAATGCCAGCCAGCATTTCACCGAGCCGCCGCCGCGTTATTCGGAAGCCTCGCTGATCAAGAAAATGGAAGAGCTCGGCATCGGCCGCCCTTCGACCTATGCGGCGACGCTCAAGACGCTGAGCGACCGCGAATATGTGGTCATGGACAAGCGCAAGCTGATCCCGCATTCGAAGGGGCGTCTGGTCACGGCTTTCCTGGAGAACTTCTTCAACAAGTATGTCGAATATGATTTCACCGCCGAGCTCGAGGAGAAGCTCGACAAGATCTCGGCCGGTGAGCTCAACTGGAAGGACGTGTTGCGCGCCTTCTGGCAGGATTTCTTCGCCCAGATCGAAGACACGAAGGAGTTGCGCGTCACCAACGTGCTCGACGCGCTGAACGAGGCGCTTGCGCCGCTCGTCTTCCCGAAGCGCGAGGACGGATCCGATCCGCGCATCTGCCAGGTCTGCGGCACCGGTAATCTATCGCTGAAGCTCGGCAAGTACGGCGCCTTTGTCGGCTGCTCGAACTATCCGGAGTGCAACTTTACCCGCCAGCTGTCCTCCGAAGGTGGTGCCGAAGCCGAAGCCGGCGGCAATGAGCCGCGGGCACTTGGGAAAGACCCGGTCACCGAAGAAGAGATCACGCTACGTTCGGGCCGGTTCGGGCCTTACGTCCAGCGCGGCGACGGCAAGGAAGCCAAGCGCTCCTCGCTGCCGAAGGGATGGGCGCCGGCCGATATCGATTTCGAAAAAGCACTCTCGCTTCTATCGCTGCCGCGCGACGTGGGTGCGCATCCGGAAACCGGCAAGATGATTTCGGCCGGTCTCGGGCGCTACGGGCCCTTCGTGCTGCATGACGGCACCTATGCCAATCTCGAAGGTATTGAGGACGTGCTGTCGATCGGCCTCAACCGCGCCGTGACCGTGCTCGCCGAAAAGAAGGCCAATCCGGGCGGCCGTGGCCGCACGGCCGCGGTTGCGCTGAAGGAACTCGGAGAGCATCCTGACGGTGGAGCGATGACGGTCCGCGAAGGTCGTTTCGGTCCCTACGTCAACTGGGGCAAGGTGAATGCCACCCTGCCGAAGGGCAAGGACCCGCAAAGCGTCACCGTCGAGGAAGCGCTTGTGCTGATCGCCGAGCGGGCGGCCAAGGATGGCGGCGGCAAGAGCAAGACCAAGAAGGCTCCGGCCAAGTCTGCCAAGGCGAAGTCGGACGACGGTGCGGCGGAAAAGCCGAAGAAGACGGCCGCCAAGCCGAAGGCCGCTGCCACCAAGAAGGCGCCGGCCAAAACGGCCACGAAGGCAAAGACAACGAAGAAGAGTGCGACTTGA
- the rnr gene encoding ribonuclease R: MQFITDNPDRASKREIAKAFGLKGEQRVELKQALKDLEEDGLVQKSRKSLTRPGALPPVTVLDITTRDKDGELIGRPAEWPEEGGAAPAVLIRQSSSDRSKGKTPVGGLGDRVLAKIFANKDRSGPAYTARVIKILDRHVGAVMGVVRMMPDGGARLMPIERRGEEMQIDASDIGEAKDGDLVEVEVARASRFGLTRAKVLNVVGSVASEKAISMIAIHAHGIPHIFPQSVISEAEDAKPASMSHREDWRDLPLITIDPHDAKDHDDAVYAELDTSPDNPDGVIVTVAIADVSYYIRPKSALDREALKRGNSVYFPDRVVPMLPERISNDLCSLREGVDRPALAVRMVFSHEGRKASHTFHRIMMKSAAKLSYQQAQAAIDGKTDDKTGPLLEPILKPLWHAYAVMKRGRDRRQPLELDMPERKIILKEDGTVDRVHVPERLDAHKLIEEMMIQANVAAAETLEKKRQALIYRIHDAPTLAKQEVLREFLATLGMSLVKGGNMRSNSFNGILAKAEDTPHQVIVNEMVLRSQSQAIYSPDNIGHFGLNLMKYAHFTSPIRRYADLIVHRALVGSLGLGEGGITPDEEASLEDIAAEISTFERRAMAAERDTVNRLIAHHLAGRIGDEFEGQIRGVTKSGLFVALPQFGADGFIPVSTLGRDYYIYDEAHQALTGEKSGLGYQLGDIVEVKLVEAVPLAGALRFEMLSEGRKMPVATRSFHKAGRRNGHKQPGTRPPRSRR, encoded by the coding sequence ATGCAGTTCATCACCGACAACCCCGACCGCGCCTCGAAACGCGAGATCGCCAAGGCCTTCGGGCTCAAGGGCGAGCAGCGGGTCGAACTCAAGCAGGCGCTGAAGGATCTCGAAGAAGACGGCCTCGTGCAGAAGAGCCGCAAGTCCCTGACACGACCCGGCGCCCTGCCCCCGGTCACGGTTCTCGATATCACGACACGTGACAAGGACGGTGAGCTGATCGGCAGGCCGGCCGAGTGGCCCGAAGAGGGTGGGGCGGCGCCAGCTGTTTTGATCCGCCAGTCGAGTTCCGACCGTTCCAAGGGCAAGACGCCTGTTGGGGGCCTCGGCGACCGGGTGCTTGCCAAGATCTTCGCCAACAAGGACCGATCCGGTCCAGCCTATACCGCCCGTGTGATCAAGATCCTCGATCGTCATGTCGGTGCCGTGATGGGCGTGGTGCGGATGATGCCTGACGGTGGGGCACGCCTGATGCCGATCGAGCGCCGCGGCGAGGAAATGCAGATCGACGCCAGCGACATCGGCGAGGCCAAGGATGGTGATCTGGTCGAGGTGGAAGTCGCGCGTGCCAGCCGTTTCGGCCTGACGCGGGCCAAGGTGCTCAACGTCGTCGGCTCGGTTGCCTCGGAAAAGGCGATCTCGATGATCGCGATCCACGCCCATGGCATTCCGCATATCTTCCCGCAGTCGGTAATATCGGAGGCCGAGGACGCCAAGCCCGCGTCCATGTCGCATCGCGAGGACTGGCGCGACCTGCCGCTCATCACCATCGACCCGCATGACGCCAAGGACCATGACGACGCCGTCTATGCCGAACTCGACACCTCGCCCGACAATCCTGATGGCGTGATCGTGACGGTGGCCATCGCCGATGTCTCCTATTACATCCGGCCGAAATCGGCGCTGGATCGCGAAGCTCTGAAACGCGGCAATTCCGTCTATTTCCCTGATCGCGTCGTGCCGATGCTTCCCGAACGGATCTCCAACGATCTCTGCTCGCTGCGCGAGGGCGTCGACCGGCCGGCGCTTGCCGTGCGCATGGTCTTCTCGCATGAGGGCCGCAAGGCGAGCCATACCTTCCACCGCATCATGATGAAGAGCGCGGCGAAACTCTCATACCAGCAGGCGCAGGCGGCAATCGACGGCAAGACCGACGACAAGACCGGGCCCCTCCTGGAGCCGATCCTGAAGCCCCTGTGGCATGCCTATGCCGTGATGAAGCGCGGCCGTGACCGTCGCCAGCCGCTCGAGCTCGACATGCCGGAGCGCAAGATCATCCTCAAGGAGGACGGCACGGTCGATCGCGTGCATGTGCCCGAGAGGCTTGATGCGCACAAGCTGATCGAAGAGATGATGATCCAGGCGAACGTCGCGGCTGCCGAGACGCTGGAGAAGAAGCGGCAGGCGCTGATCTACCGGATCCATGACGCGCCGACGCTCGCCAAGCAGGAAGTTTTGCGGGAGTTCCTCGCCACGCTCGGCATGTCGCTGGTCAAGGGCGGCAACATGCGCTCCAACTCGTTCAATGGCATTCTGGCGAAAGCCGAAGACACGCCGCATCAGGTCATTGTCAACGAGATGGTGCTGCGCAGTCAGAGCCAGGCGATCTACAGCCCCGACAATATCGGCCATTTCGGCCTCAACCTGATGAAATACGCCCACTTCACCTCGCCGATCCGCCGTTATGCCGACCTCATCGTTCACAGGGCGCTGGTGGGTTCGCTTGGTTTGGGCGAAGGCGGCATCACGCCGGACGAGGAAGCAAGCCTCGAGGACATCGCGGCTGAGATCTCGACCTTCGAGCGCCGCGCGATGGCGGCCGAGCGCGACACGGTTAACCGCTTGATCGCGCATCATCTTGCCGGGCGTATCGGCGATGAGTTCGAGGGACAGATCCGGGGCGTGACCAAGTCCGGCCTTTTCGTCGCCCTGCCGCAATTTGGCGCAGATGGCTTCATCCCGGTTTCCACGCTGGGCCGGGACTACTATATCTACGACGAAGCGCATCAGGCCCTGACGGGCGAGAAGTCCGGGCTCGGTTATCAGCTCGGCGACATCGTCGAGGTCAAGCTTGTTGAAGCGGTGCCACTGGCCGGCGCGCTGCGCTTCGAGATGCTGAGCGAGGGACGTAAGATGCCGGTGGCGACGCGTTCCTTCCACAAGGCAGGACGGCGGAACGGGCACAAACAGCCCGGCACACGTCCGCCGCGCTCGCGACGTTGA
- a CDS encoding DUF983 domain-containing protein, with the protein MSGNQTQATIQYGGGEKADRPLGRSIKRGMLNQCPSCGSGKLFRSYLKVVDNCAACGEDYHHHRADDLPAYLVILILGHVLVGGFMATDLVFVLPAWVHFAIWAPIGVVTSLLCLQPIKGGVVGLQWALRMHGFGGHDDAPETFKDGRD; encoded by the coding sequence ATGAGCGGCAACCAGACCCAGGCAACGATCCAGTACGGCGGCGGCGAGAAGGCCGATCGCCCGCTCGGTCGCTCGATCAAGCGCGGCATGCTCAATCAATGTCCGTCCTGCGGCTCGGGCAAGCTCTTCCGCAGCTATCTCAAGGTGGTGGATAACTGCGCGGCTTGCGGCGAGGATTATCATCACCATCGGGCGGACGACCTGCCGGCCTATCTCGTCATTCTCATTCTCGGCCATGTCCTGGTCGGCGGCTTCATGGCCACCGATCTGGTCTTCGTTCTGCCTGCCTGGGTGCATTTTGCCATCTGGGCACCGATCGGCGTCGTTACGTCCCTGCTCTGCCTGCAGCCGATCAAAGGCGGAGTGGTCGGGCTGCAATGGGCACTGCGGATGCACGGATTCGGTGGGCATGATGACGCGCCAGAAACCTTCAAGGACGGCCGCGACTGA
- a CDS encoding MFS transporter: MSETNVGLNGDREDIHWPSLFAAISAISAVGIAIGLGLPLLSIILEKRGISSTLIGLNSAMAGIAAMAAAPVTTKLAHKLGVVPTMLWAVVLSAVSAIGFYYAEQFWMWFPLRIVFHGATTTLFILSEFWINAAAPSRKRGLVMGIYATMLAVGFACGPLLFSVLGSDGLLPFGVGAIAILAAAIPIYIARNESPVLSEKPEMHFFRYIFLVPTATVAVFVFGAVEAGGLSLFPIYATRSGFTETQAALLLTVMGVGNMIFQIPLGLLSDRMRDRRLLLSILAIVGLAGSLTLPWLSGHWHLMAIVLLFWGGCVAGLYTVGLSHLGSRLTGADLAAANAAFIFCYAVGTVAGPQAIGAAIDITGNDGFAWAIAGFFALYVVLSLGRLLFKPKHT, encoded by the coding sequence ATGTCTGAGACGAATGTCGGCCTGAACGGCGATCGCGAGGACATCCACTGGCCCTCGCTCTTCGCAGCGATTTCAGCCATTTCGGCTGTGGGCATTGCAATTGGCCTCGGCCTGCCGTTGCTCAGCATCATTCTCGAAAAGCGCGGCATCTCCTCGACGCTGATCGGTCTCAACTCGGCGATGGCCGGGATCGCCGCCATGGCGGCTGCTCCCGTGACCACCAAGCTCGCCCACAAGCTCGGCGTCGTGCCGACCATGCTCTGGGCCGTAGTCCTGTCGGCAGTAAGCGCGATCGGCTTCTATTATGCCGAACAGTTCTGGATGTGGTTTCCGCTGCGCATCGTGTTTCACGGTGCGACCACGACACTCTTCATCCTCTCCGAGTTCTGGATCAATGCGGCGGCCCCTTCGCGCAAGCGCGGCCTGGTGATGGGCATCTACGCCACCATGCTGGCCGTCGGATTTGCCTGCGGCCCCCTGCTCTTTTCCGTGCTGGGGAGCGACGGGCTCCTGCCCTTTGGGGTCGGCGCCATCGCGATCCTCGCGGCCGCCATTCCGATCTACATCGCCCGCAACGAAAGCCCGGTGCTGAGCGAAAAGCCGGAGATGCATTTCTTCCGCTACATCTTCCTGGTACCGACAGCGACGGTTGCCGTTTTCGTCTTCGGGGCGGTCGAAGCCGGCGGCCTTTCCCTCTTCCCGATCTATGCCACCCGCAGCGGCTTTACAGAGACGCAGGCGGCGCTTCTCCTGACGGTCATGGGTGTCGGCAACATGATCTTCCAGATCCCGCTGGGGTTGCTCTCCGACCGTATGCGTGACCGGCGCCTGCTTCTGTCGATTCTCGCCATTGTCGGGCTTGCCGGATCCCTGACATTACCCTGGCTGTCCGGCCACTGGCACCTGATGGCCATCGTTCTGCTGTTCTGGGGCGGATGCGTTGCCGGGCTCTACACCGTCGGCCTGAGCCATCTCGGCTCGCGACTCACCGGCGCCGACCTCGCGGCGGCCAATGCCGCCTTCATTTTCTGCTATGCTGTCGGCACCGTCGCCGGTCCTCAGGCCATAGGAGCGGCCATCGATATCACCGGCAATGACGGATTTGCCTGGGCAATTGCGGGCTTCTTCGCGCTCTACGTGGTGCTTTCCCTGGGACGCCTGCTTTTTAAGCCGAAACACACTTGA
- the rpmG gene encoding 50S ribosomal protein L33: MAKATTIKIKLLSTADTGFFYVTTKNSRTMTEKMTKTKYDPVAKKHVEFKETKIK; this comes from the coding sequence ATGGCCAAGGCTACAACCATCAAGATCAAGCTTCTGTCGACGGCTGACACGGGTTTCTTCTACGTAACCACGAAGAACAGCCGCACGATGACGGAAAAGATGACGAAGACCAAGTACGACCCGGTTGCTAAGAAGCATGTCGAGTTCAAGGAAACCAAGATCAAGTAA